Genomic segment of Corvus moneduloides isolate bCorMon1 chromosome 14, bCorMon1.pri, whole genome shotgun sequence:
GGGGAGCTGTGAGTCATGGAAAGGGCAGCGGTGCCTTCAGAGGCATTCAGCTAGCTGGAGTCAGGTGGGATTTTGGAAGCTTATGGCTGGAGTGCAGGTAGAAGACATCTGCATCTTCTGTCCTCTCTGCCTGAATAGTCTGCTAAGGCCAGCGCTCTCCCTTCTCTGCAGCAGACAGAGCAGTTAGCAGGGAGGGCCGAGGAAAGGGCACTACACCACACAGACCTGAGGTGGGAGGactctgtgcaggcagctctTCATCCTGACAGCTTCCCTTGTGTCAGGCTCACAGTGGCACCACATGGCAGGAGGGCCCTGGAGGGACTTCTCTGGCCCTGTGTGACCAGCCCAAGCCCTTTCAGCTGGCTGGGCCAGCTTGATGATGCTGGAGGAGACAGATGCTGAGGGgctcaggcagagcaggcaaGGCAAAGGGGACCCAGCATGGCACAGGGGATGTCATGTTGTTGCTGTACAACAGCACAACATCTGGGGTGttctgggggctctggggtgcTCTCCTGGGGACCAGGTACACCCCAGCAAGGGTAAGTCTCTCCATCATCAATGCAGGAGTCTCAGGAGCAGGTAGTCCAATGGAGGAAACAGAGGCTGCAGTTGAAACTGCGTTTCAGCTTTGTCTTGGCCATCTAcagaggagggctgggaggacATTTGAGGCTGGGGTctcaggaggaggagaagcccTGTCAGTTTGAGAGGATCCTGTTATGTACCACCTCCTTTGATGTCACTTACAGGACCCCAGACGCCTCTACTATGAACCTGCAGAGCTGAAGCTGTTTGAGAACATTGAGTGTGAGTGGCCTCTCTTCTGGGCATACTTGATGATTGATGGGATTTTCAGTGGAAACATGGAGCAGGTAAGAGAGGCAGGACCTACTGGGCTGGTGAAAAAAAGTCCCTGGCAGGAGAAGTGTGCaggggaaggatgcagggagcCGTGATCGGTGTCAgattccctctcctctcttctcagGTGCAGGAGTACCGGGAAGCCCTTGAGGGGGTTCTCATCAAGGGGAAGAATGGGGTACacctgctgccagagctgtaCAGTGTCCCACCAGATAAGGTGAGTGATCTTGTGCTATGGTGGGAAGCAGGAGCGTcttacagaatcacaggatattctgagttggaagggacccacaaggatcatgaaAGTCCAACTGCTGAAACTCCTGGTCTCTATTAATTTTAAGTGCTTATTATGCCAAATTGTTAGTGAAGGGGCAAATGTAATGCATGGAAACCTCATGTATGAAAAGGATGGCTTGGAGCTGTTATGAAACCATGTTGGataaaaattggtttttttcccccaaagcatTTCTTACTCCCATACGCAAGAGTTATTTGCTGATAGTCTGCTTTCTTGGAGGCTGAGTGCTCCAAGAGCTCAGGACAAGCAGACCTGGGCTGAGTAGGTGGTGCTGAGCTCCTGTTCAGTGGTGAGGGGATTTGTGTGGGACTGGGGTAAGAGCAGTGGCCTCCTGATGCCCAGGTCATCCAGGGGAGATAAGCTCCTCACCAGTATCAGAAAGCATCTCTGGGAGCTCCTGGGGCATGTCAGTCGTTCTAGTGGGGTAGTCTGAGCAGCTGATCTGTTGTCTGACACGGATGCCGGGGGCAGTCATAAGAAGAGAGGAGGCGTGTAACCAGGCTCTTTCGGACCCTCTGTGACAAATGCTGTTGTGGGGCCTTGTTTTAAACCTTGAACTGCTGGACTTCAAGATGCAGTGAGAATGCTTCCTTCAGCATCCTGTGTCTGTGGATCCCTTCTTGACCTCCTGGCTTGTCTTCCAGGTGGATGAGGAATACAGGAACCCACACACTGTGGACAGGATACCCATGGGCAAGCTGCCACACATGTGGGGACAGTCCCTCTACATCCTGGGTTGTCTGATGGCTGAGGTAGGGTCACCCTGAGTGCTGGGGAGGGCTGTGCGACCAGGTCTTGAGCTGTGAAGGTGCAAATGCTGCCACTCACCACGGGGAAGTCCCCCAGGACCTCTTAAAGGTGGGTTGTCCATAGGCATCACCCGTTCTATCCTGCCCATAAAATGTTAATCTCTTTATACCTTTTTTCCCACAGGGGTTTCTAGCTCCCGGTGAAATAGATCCCCTCAACCGCCGTTTTGCGACTGTCCCTAAACCTGATGTGGTGGTCCAAGGTGAGGGAAAGGAACCAGTCCCAAACCCCTAAGCCTGGCAGGTGGGGGGACTCTTGCTGTGCGGAATTCGCAGAGGTGGCTCTGGGATGGCTCTGCTTACTGGGTTGCTGCCAATACAGCCCAGTCTCAGCTCTGGCAAGGTGGGTGGAAGATGGGTTGCAAGGCCTTCCATTTCATTCTGTGTTGACCCACAGAACTATCACgtgctgcagcctcccctgCAGAGAGGTTGAAAACTGTCTTCCTGCCACTTGGTGGGGAAAACTTGTGTGTATAGAGTGTTAGGAGGGGCAAGGCAGACTTGTGCAGTGGGAGCTGGTTCCCAAGGGACCCCAGACAGCTTCCTCTCTATGGGGTGGTGCCTTGTATGTGTCCCCAAAGGCATGGGGCAGTGCTATCACACCCTTGTGCCTCTGTTTTCCATCCGCAGTGTGTATCCTGGCCGAAACAGAGGGAATCAAGGCAATCCTGCAGAAGGAGGGCATTGATGTGGAGACTGTGGCGGACGTCTACCCCATCAGAGTGCAGCCTGCTCGCATCCTCAGTCACATCTATGCCCGGCTGGGTGAGCTgcactccctgctcctgcagcaaaaGGGGTGCAGAAGGGTCTCTCCCACCCCTGGCACTCCTGCTCATAGACACTCGtgtcctgctctctgcctgGCTGATGAGGATCCTGCTGCCCATTTCTAGGCCTGATAAAGCCACTCATGCCCAAGGGGAACAAGGTGGCAGGCAGTGCTGTTCAGCATGATTCTGACAGGGATAGAGCTTTGGCTTGCAGTTGCACAGTCACCCCAGGGACAGACAGAGACTCTGATCCCTTTGGGTTGAACCTGGTGTGGGCAGGAGTTGTCTTCTGTTCCTGTATTCAGATCTGGGTGGGGGAGGCCAGCCAGACCCCAGGAAGTCCCTGGGCCGTCCCTGTCAAAAAGAGCCTGAAGCTCAGGCAGTATGGCTGTTGCTGGGGGGTGGGCAGGGCTGAGTGTGACGGGAGGATGTGCTCACCTCTGCATGCTTGCTTGCTCCTTGATGCTGCAACCCCTCGGGCATGGAGTTTGTTGTGCAGGAGCCAGAGATTTAGTGTGGGCCAAAGGAGACATCTGATCTGCTGTGATTTAATTTGGCGGCTAATTTAGGCCACCAAAAGGCCAAGTGTGACatgggcagggggagcagcctGGTAGCTGCCAGAGCTGATGAGCAAGGAGTGATGCTGTTGCTGCACCATCCTGGGCTTTGGGAGTAATCCAGGAGCAATTGGAATGCTGATAGAGCTGTCAACTTTAGGGGGGCCAGCCCTATGCAGAGGGGCACCTCtagccctgctccagcttctgACATACCCAAAGACCAGGAGGTGTGACATTGCAGAAGTCAGGAAAGGCTGTGTATCGCTGTTTCAGCATGTCTCTACCCCTCTGGGCAGGTCTGGGGACAGAGAATTACTGTCCCTTCGAGCTGTACCAGCTTGACACAGGGTTCTGGGGTATCCCAACCACAAaccagcacttccctgctggTTTGTAGCAAGAGTCCTGGCActacttgctgctgcagcccctttCATGAGGAGGCTTGTACTAAAAACTCCTCTTCCTGCCCTCCCAGGCCGCAACAAGCAGATGTGCCTTACTGGACGGCCCTACCGGCATATGGGTGTCCTTGGGACCTCCAAGCTCTACAAAATCAGGAAGAGCATCTTTACCTTTACCCCACAGGTGGGTGACATTGCACAGGCTCATTCCCAGCTATTCTGTGTTATGAAACTGGGCAGGATGTTTCTTCAGTGGCTGGGTTATTCTAAGGTGTGACCCAGCACTCTTGGAAGAGCCTGGGACTGTGGAGTAGTCCAACTCTGTGGCATGAGGCAGCACAGTTAGTGGTCCTGGCTGTGTGGATATTGCAAGGTTGAGCCTTCTGATGATCAGTATTGGAAGAAAATCTCTGCTCACGCTGACAAGGACACCAGGAGGAGGCTGATGGCAGGCCAGAGGACAAGCAGTGTCCAGGGGACAAGCAGTGTTGCAAGCCTAGCACTATGGGGAGCGCATGTTTGCTTGGAAGAGGCACAACATGGACTGGCTGTGTGGGgcctggatgctgctgctgctgagctgtggcGTTAGTTACCTCCTCATATTTGTTAGTGGCCAGTAGCTGCCCTGGGGGTTGAGGGTTCCTTGCTAGGCTGTACTAGCACCTGCCAAGTAAGGTGGGATGAGCCATCAGTGCAAAGGAGCTGCCCTCAGGGCAAGCGTGGCCAGCTTGACCATGTGCCTGTGGGAAGACATGGGTGGCACTATAAGAACCTGGTGACTGCATGAAGGGCCCATCACGTCTCCTGCTGTCCTCACAGTTCATAGACCAGCAGCAGTTCTACCTGCCTCTTGACAACAAGATGATTGTGGAGATGCTGAGGACGGACCTCTCATACCTCTGCAGCCGCTGGAGGATGACTGGGCAACCAACCATCACCTTCCCCATCTCCCACACCATGCTCGGTATAGATACTCCAGCGTCACAAGGCATTTGACtagagcagccctgggaaatAGCTCTGCAGGAGGGAGTGGGGAGATGTGTGACCATCTCAGTAACAGGGACCTGGTGAGGCTGGAGTAGCTGGTAGTGTCCTGTGAAGAGTTTACTGCTCTGAGGAGCCACGCTGAGTGGTCTGGCATCTCacaaggcagggcagggcagctggTCTGGCATCTCACAAGGTTGCCTGTCAGGCACTAATGCCTGCAGCTCAAGGGCTGTTTGCTGGCACTAATTGAATTGAATACAATTGAGGCTCCAGACAAATAGGCTTGTGGGAAGGCCTTTTCGGAGCAAGACCAAAAAAGCAATTTGTGTATACAAGTGTTCTTGATGCTCTTTCTGCATCTTCACTCTTCCCTAAGACTGAGCACCTGCTAAAGGCTTTCCTAGTCaacagagaggggaaaacagTAAACCAGGAGcaaaggcacagagcagaactggcttgcctgcagcagctcacagctTCCCTGTGAGCCTGGTGCAGGGGGGTGACTTTGTTCTGCTTTAAGgcctttctgtctttccttgtGTATTTGAAATCCCCTTAATTTCTCAAGCATGCCTTTTGCTGTGGTGCCTCTTGCCCTCAACAGCAGTCCACTCATCTGCTGCCTCATGTGAAAGGCAGAGACAGAGCAGGGGGCTGTTAGGTGCTGCTGTCTGGTACTGTCAGCTTCAGCCCATGGTGAAGCCTGGAGGGCATCCTGGCCTGGTTTTCCTTGAATCCAGCCTGGATAGCCCAGAATTTCCCTTTTTGGGTGGTGCTCTTGGTACCACAGTCTGACCATGTACCCCAGAGTAAGGGTCTGGCCATGGTGCTTTGGGTGTCTGAATGCCCACCTGGTCCTGGCTTACTTGCTGGGAGCAAGTTTGAGCGTGAGAGCCTGACTGCCTGTGCCTCTTCTACACAGATGAAACCAGCAGCAGTGTGCACCCCACGGTGCTGGCgatgctgcagaagctgcaggatGGGTATTTCGGTGGCGCAAGGTGAGTGCAGCTTCCTGCagtgcaggagggagagggCTGGTGGCCTCCAAGAGCCTGGTTATGAGGATACCTGCTAGGCAGAGCATAGGCTGTGGGGGAGCAAGCTGGGGAGGATACACTGGGGTGTGCTAGGCTATCAGTGTGCCCTGGGGCTATGATCCAAACAGAGGAGATGAAAGAGAGGAGATAGCTCTTCATGTCCTCAAACCCATGGCTGCAGGATTCCTCTGATAGCTTTTGGGCAGCCCTTCCATGCCCACCCGTAGCTGAGAGAGTTGCAGACAGCTAATGTAGACACCGGTGTGTGTATGCTCCTGGTGAACGTGTCTCTCCCCATCAAAAGGCCTGTGAAGCCAAGGGTATCACCTCCCCTTTCCTCTCCGTGTGACCTCCCTGTCTCTTGCCCAGAATTCAGACCGGTAAATTGTCGGAGTTCCTGACAACGTCATGCCGAACGCACCTCAGTTTTATGGACCCTGGGCCAGAGGGTAAGGTCTTTGCCAAGAGTTACAGGCTCAGCAGTGACAGCTTTGAGAAGCTAGACACCAAGGAGTGGCTGCATGGcttgcaggcagcagaggatgGTAAGGGAGAACAGGCCAGTCACTGCTTTGGGCTGGCAAATGCCTAACTCACCCTTACACCCATAACACCCAACCTCCCTGCCAGCATCCACCGCTGTGTTCTTCATGTGCTTGGGTTCTCACCCTGTTCCCATCTGACCCTCTGTCAACCTTGTCTGGAATAAGCGGCTCTGACCTTCATAAGCTGCTGTGTGGAGAAGAGATAAAGGGTTGGCAGCCTGCTTCCGCTTGAGAGATGTGGCTGAGGGTCTTTGATGCAGAAATGGCGGTGCAGAAGGTGATAGCACAGTGACCAAGGTGGTGGGGAAGAGCCACCATGTCCCTAATTAATCTGGTTTTTTCTCAAAGCCTTTGCccctcccctgggcagagctgctccagtgagTGCCAAATTGAAGCCTTACTGCTGTGTAGAGAGTACCTGAGAATGCCTTAGCCCATCACAGCATGAGGGACCTCACCTTGTGCTGGGACCATGGCAGGATACAAGTTTTGCTGTCCCCCATGCAAGCAGGCCTGGGGACATCTCCTATGTGACCTGGCACTGATCATTATCAGCCTTCCCACTATCTGTTTtacctctgcagctcctgcagccagtgtctgcactgctgggactctgttcatttttcttgccCTTCTCTCACTTCGCCTGCAGCCTCCTTACAGGCTGCATCAGGGTTTGTCCAAGGTGTCTGCTTTGCCTCCCAGCTCCAGTGAGAGGATCCGCCTGGCCTTTCAACAGCATCTCAAAGATGCTACATTTTAAGGTTTTCCCATGGTCAGATGCTGCACCCAGGCAGGTGAATGTTCTCAAGGGTGGTGCTTAGAGGATTTTTCCAGCCTAGCCTTCAGGCACTGGCATGAGGCATTCTCTCAAGGGGTGGAAAGGGGATGCCATGCTGCTTCAGGTGCAGTCTGCAGCTCACTTCCTGGGGCCAACACACCTCCGAGTTtgccagctggagagcagcataGCTTTGCCCTGGCCCACTGTAAGTGCATTGACAGATCTGTGTTTTATCTGGGGCAATTCCCCCCCCCAGGGGCACCCCCTCACTTTTACCTCCTGACTGAGCAGAGACCTGGCCTTTGAGCACCCTCTTCCATGCTGCTGTTAGCACGTGGTGCCTCTGGTGCTCCTGATGTGGTGTTGGGAGCTGCTTGAAGCTGGGCAAAGAGCAAGGCAGAAACCATAACTCTTCCTGTAATTCCTACTTAGAAATAACTGTTGCAAAACCCACCTTGCCTTGCTCCCTTGCTGCAGTCCTACTTGGAGGATGcccttgctgtgctggggtgcTTGTAAGTGGTCTCTGCTTGGACAGGCTGCCCCTGGCTGTACCTCCCCACTTCTTCCCTGGAGGGATGGAGTGTGAGGGTTTTCCCACAGGGTTTGAGTGGCACACTCCTATCCTTGCTCGGGCTTGGATCAGAAACGTGCTGCAGCCCTATTGCTTCCTTTGTCAAGGGGGGACTCAGAGGGAGCCCCAGTTTGGGGCAGGCAGTGTCCCAGACAGAAGTCATGCAGGAACGGGGTGCTTTgtgtgcctggctgctggcactgtcCGTTAGTCCAcctggctgccagcactggcCCTACATTGTCACTTCATGCAGCCAGCAAAGCTTTGTCCCtgctgaggcacagctgggagctcTCTGGGCTTTTGGGTGCCACGATTCAAAGTGGCTGaacccctgctctgctgccttcacCTTCCAGAGGACACCTACGATGAGGTTACTCAGTACTTGGAtcacctgctgcagcacacGACTCCCCAGTCAAACCTTCCTCCCACCACCCAGCGGGGAGGGCTGAGCCGCTTCAGGGCTGCTGTCCACACCACCCGCGACCTCATGTCCCTGGCATCCAAGGCCAAGGACCTGCATGTCCAGAGTGAGTAACTCCAGCACCCTCCACACCTTCCCAGGGGTGAGGTTGAAGTGCTTTGGGAGCTTTCACAGCTGTATGATGCTGGGGTTCCTGTGGATTGCAGAGGAACTAAGCCTTTACCTGGGCAAAGGCACAATATGTCCGTCATGTTAGTCCTGGCCATGGAGTTGGTGCCTGTGCAGCCCCATGGAAACTCAATAAAGGatggcagctccctgcagtgTTCGTCTGAATGGGTAGACAGGAGCTGCTTCTCCCATAGCCAGCTTCTCTGCAAGGACTGCTGGGGGAGCAGTGTCAGAGTGTCTGAGGTGGTTTGGGGCACAGTAGTGGTAATTGGGGCTGGACATGTCTCTGCCaacctttggttttttttagatgTTGGGATGTATGTCCCCAGCAGGATCTTCCAGGCATCCCAGCAGTCGGTCAAGCTGCTGAGTTCACCCCACCAGCATGACTTGGATGGCAAGGTGAGCTCTGTCTCTCCCAGACTGAGCTATCCTTTCAGCTAGAGCCAGTGTCCTTGCAGGACTGCAAGGGGAAGGCTTGTTGTTTGATGAGGGGGAATGTGCATGGGTCCTTTGGTGCAGGGTGCTGGTGGTGCTCATCAGCAGCACGGGTCTCCCTTCCCCCAGAGCCATGCACTCTATGCAGAGATGAACTTGCCCCGTGACGAGGATGGCAACGTGGACTGCAAGGCACTGGTGGACCAGCTGCGCATCTGCCCCACGCTGCAGGAGCAAGCAGACATCCTTTACATGCTCCACATCCTCAAGTAGGATGAGCTCTGTATCCTGAGGGCTCACTATGCATAGAGGGGTTTGGCACAGCCCACAGGGCCTGCCAGGGAGCTGTGACAGGCAAGCTGATGAATATAACCCAGCACCTCCTTCGCAGGGGACCTGAGTGGCACACGGGGCTTGATAGTGAGCCTGGCCCCACTGTCAAGGAGCTCCTTACTGAGCTGTATGTGCGGGTGGGGGAGACACGCCAGTGGGCCCTGATCCGCTACATCTCTGGCATCCTCAAGAAGAAGGTTGAAGCTCTGGATGAGGTAACAGCTTTACAGCCAGCCTCTAGCAGGCTGAGGTCTGtcagggaggaggcagcagagtgAGCAGGTGAACCATGACTGCGTCAGGTCTGTGTCCCTCTGCCTTGTGCTGAGCCCCCATATCCTCAGCTGTTGACAGTGGCTGCCTTTCTGTCCCCAGGCCTGTACTGACCTCCTGTCTCACCAGAAACACTTGACGGTCGGGCTGCCCCCAGAGCCACGTGAGAAGACAATCTCCACGTGAGTATGGCACCTCTCCCTCCCCAAGGATGCTGGGCTGTGTCTGGATGTgagcctgctgctctgtggtcCATGGGCAGGAGTGGCCCTGGgaggctgtccccagcctgtatcTCTCCTCTTGGGACTGTACAGACTGGGAGTATGCAGGgtttgctctgctgcctctcacCTGCTCTGCTGTTTGTTCACACCCCAGCCCGATCCCCTATGAGGAGCTTGTTCGCCTTATTGATGAAGCCAGTGAGAAGAACCTCAGTGTGTCCATCCTCACCCAGGTGAGGGGCCAGGTTGTCAGGGGACCCCACAGCTGGGTGTCTGCCCTGGTGAGCAGCAATGGGGTGATCTGCCTCTGCCCCTCCAGGAGATCATGGTGTACTTGGCCATGTACATACGCACACAGCCTGCACTGTTTGCTGAGATGTTCCGCATCCGCATCGGGCTCATCATCCAGGTGATGGCAACAGAGCTGGCACACTCCCTGCATTGTTCAGGTACATGCGGCAGGGACAGCACTGTAGCTGGGGTAGGTGTTGTGATGCTTTGGGCTCTGTCGGCCGGAAAAAAGTACTGTTAAAAGTGGGCAGCTCAGGCTAGGACAAGACCCTGCATGGAAGTGCCAGTGTCTGCAGCTGGACCTGTTCTTGAGCAGCACAAGCAAGTGATTGCACTGCAGTCTCCATCCCAGCATGTGTCGGGCTGGCATGGGGAAGATCTCATGTTGCAGGCAACACCTGGAGCTAGTGTATGTCCTTGCCAGATGAGCTCCTGTACCAGCGCTCCCCCTGCTCACAGAATGGCATGCAGGGTAGAAATGTCCTAGGAGGACTGTGAGGCAGGCCACAAAATCACAGTTCTCTTCTCTCCAGCTGGAGAAGCCACAGAGAACCTGATGAATCTCAGCCCATCAGACATGAAGAGCCTTCTCTACCACATCCTCTCTGGCAAGGAGTTTGGGGTGGAAAGGAGTGGTGAGTCTTGCAGCAGAGAGCATCTCAGGGAAAAGCTTGAGTGCAGAGCATGGCCAGATCTACATGTTCCTACCTGTGAGGGGTGTCCCTGTTCTCCCCCATGTTCGGCACAGATGCTTCAGTACTGGAGGGGTCCAGCAGGAAGCTCTGCTCTTCATAAAGATAGTGCTGAGTGATTTCTGGGGTCAAGCCCGAATCTCATGGCTATTTGAGCTTTGCTTAGTTTGGCACTTGACCTGGTTGGGTCTGAATTGAAGCAGTTCTGTTCTGCGCTCATGGGTCTCTGATGCTATCATGTTAGGGGGCAAGGGCATGCAAAGGTACCAGTGCCTGGACAGCGATGAGGGATGGCCATGCCTTGAGTGATGTTGcccactctagacctctcttcctctccagtgCGTTCAGTGGACTCGTCGCTCACCACTGCTGTCTCCATCTGTGACATGGAAGCTGTCGGGACCACCAGGCCTGAGCACACTGGCCTCATCAGGCTGAAAAGTGAAATCAAACAGGTGAAGCCACTTACAACAGGTCTTGTGGGTGAAAACCAGCTACAGACCAGGCAGAACAGCTGGAAGAGTGGGAGACACAGATGCTTCCAGGAGCTAATTTTGTCTCTAGTCCTGCCCTCGGGGGAAAATTGGGGTGAACCTGGTAGTGGGTGGGGGTTGCTCTAGCAGTTCAGGGGGAGCACAGGGGTGCTTGAGAAGGTGCAGTGGTGGGGAGGACCATGTGGTGTCCCAGGTGTGGCTAGTGTCTTGGTGGGCATCTTCCAACAGCAGAAACTtgatttccttcttctcttgCAGCAATTGGATAAACGTTGGCAGTCTCTGCCTGGGAGTAAGGTGAAGCCCTCCTGGTCCTGCAGCCTCAGCTTTTGCCCCTCATGCCATGCACCAGGGCAGCTTCCCTGCATGCTCAAGTCAATGagcttccctcagctgctgcagcaatgAGTTGGCTTCCCCTCTAAGCAGGCTCAAGGCTGCTGTATTCAGGTTGGGGACGGAGGCTGGCTCCCTGGAAGAGGTCAGCATGGCTTAACATGCTGTGGCAGCCCAGGGCTGACCACTGCCCACAACCTTCAGGAGCTCCCCTTTGAGTGGGACCTGTTGTGTTTGGACTAGGAAGGTAAAAGGCTTCCCTGAGCTGTGGGCATACTGCCATTAcagccagctgggagctgtgctccGGAGCCGCTGTGCTCAAATACATTCCATTATACCCACAAAATCTGCTGAGCAGGATGGCATGATGCGTCCAGTGCCATGACCAGTAGTGACTCTGCTGGACAGTTCACTGgatcctgcctgcagcctccccaGGTATTTCTTCTCTGAGGAAGGAGGTTTCTGGTCAGCTGCAAATGGCAAGGACCTCCTCTTGTGCCTGGCATGTGTCCAGGAGGAGTCCTGAGCTCTAGAAGGTGTCTTGTTGTCCAAGAGACAGAGCTTGCAGGGGCCAGGCTGATGCAGCAGGTTTAGGGCCAACTTGCTGCAGTGTGAAACCTGACATCACAGAGGGCTGTCTCTGGGCAGTGACCTTGCTACTGGTCCTCCTGTCTGCTTGAGACTAAATCCTTGCCTGTaccagcagccagcagagcagtaGCAGTCCTATTCCTGTGTGCAGGCCAGCACAAACCCACTGCTTCTGCGGCCCTGGCATGTGCAGCCCTCTGcagctttcctttcaaaactCCATCTCC
This window contains:
- the PHKA1 gene encoding phosphorylase b kinase regulatory subunit alpha, skeletal muscle isoform isoform X5, producing MRSRSNSGVRLDSYGRLVQQTILRHQDAVTGLLPASADHQDAWVRDNVYSILAVWGLGLAYRKNADRDEDKAKAYELEQSVVKLMRGLLQCMMRQVDKVEAFKYSQSTRDCLHAKYNTHTCATVVGDHEWGHLQMDATSLYLLMLAQMTASGLHIIHSLDEVNFIQNLVFYIEAAYKTADFGIWERGDKTNQGITELNASSVGMAKAALEALDELDLFGAKGGPQSVIRVLSDEVQHCQSILHSMLPRASTSKEVDASVLSVISYPAFAVEDSELVEITKQEIITKLQGRYGCCRFLRDGYRTPKEDPRRLYYEPAELKLFENIECEWPLFWAYLMIDGIFSGNMEQVQEYREALEGVLIKGKNGVHLLPELYSVPPDKVDEEYRNPHTVDRIPMGKLPHMWGQSLYILGCLMAEGFLAPGEIDPLNRRFATVPKPDVVVQVCILAETEGIKAILQKEGIDVETVADVYPIRVQPARILSHIYARLGRNKQMCLTGRPYRHMGVLGTSKLYKIRKSIFTFTPQFIDQQQFYLPLDNKMIVEMLRTDLSYLCSRWRMTGQPTITFPISHTMLDETSSSVHPTVLAMLQKLQDGYFGGARIQTGKLSEFLTTSCRTHLSFMDPGPEGKVFAKSYRLSSDSFEKLDTKEWLHGLQAAEDEDTYDEVTQYLDHLLQHTTPQSNLPPTTQRGGLSRFRAAVHTTRDLMSLASKAKDLHVQNVGMYVPSRIFQASQQSVKLLSSPHQHDLDGKSHALYAEMNLPRDEDGNVDCKALVDQLRICPTLQEQADILYMLHILKGPEWHTGLDSEPGPTVKELLTELYVRVGETRQWALIRYISGILKKKVEALDEACTDLLSHQKHLTVGLPPEPREKTISTPIPYEELVRLIDEASEKNLSVSILTQEIMVYLAMYIRTQPALFAEMFRIRIGLIIQVMATELAHSLHCSAGEATENLMNLSPSDMKSLLYHILSGKEFGVERSVRSVDSSLTTAVSICDMEAVGTTRPEHTGLIRLKSEIKQQLDKRWQSLPGSKPLSLQSGDTNLKSSLSLWFLFCLPSLLGTQSCWARAPFQACWKTRAVRTTGRASGSGGGGWMGPLTVSLWASTRRSGRSCRSAMASLWRALFFPPQQPER
- the PHKA1 gene encoding phosphorylase b kinase regulatory subunit alpha, skeletal muscle isoform isoform X4, translated to MRSRSNSGVRLDSYGRLVQQTILRHQDAVTGLLPASADHQDAWVRDNVYSILAVWGLGLAYRKNADRDEDKAKAYELEQSVVKLMRGLLQCMMRQVDKVEAFKYSQSTRDCLHAKYNTHTCATVVGDHEWGHLQMDATSLYLLMLAQMTASGLHIIHSLDEVNFIQNLVFYIEAAYKTADFGIWERGDKTNQGITELNASSVGMAKAALEALDELDLFGAKGGPQSVIRVLSDEVQHCQSILHSMLPRASTSKEVDASVLSVISYPAFAVEDSELVEITKQEIITKLQGRYGCCRFLRDGYRTPKEDPRRLYYEPAELKLFENIECEWPLFWAYLMIDGIFSGNMEQVQEYREALEGVLIKGKNGVHLLPELYSVPPDKVDEEYRNPHTVDRIPMGKLPHMWGQSLYILGCLMAEGFLAPGEIDPLNRRFATVPKPDVVVQVCILAETEGIKAILQKEGIDVETVADVYPIRVQPARILSHIYARLGRNKQMCLTGRPYRHMGVLGTSKLYKIRKSIFTFTPQFIDQQQFYLPLDNKMIVEMLRTDLSYLCSRWRMTGQPTITFPISHTMLDETSSSVHPTVLAMLQKLQDGYFGGARIQTGKLSEFLTTSCRTHLSFMDPGPEGKVFAKSYRLSSDSFEKLDTKEWLHGLQAAEDEDTYDEVTQYLDHLLQHTTPQSNLPPTTQRGGLSRFRAAVHTTRDLMSLASKAKDLHVQNVGMYVPSRIFQASQQSVKLLSSPHQHDLDGKACTDLLSHQKHLTVGLPPEPREKTISTPIPYEELVRLIDEASEKNLSVSILTQEIMVYLAMYIRTQPALFAEMFRIRIGLIIQVMATELAHSLHCSAGEATENLMNLSPSDMKSLLYHILSGKEFGVERSVRSVDSSLTTAVSICDMEAVGTTRPEHTGLIRLKSEIKQQLDKRWQSLPGSKPLSLQSGDTNLKSSLSAGHTELLGKGSFSSMLEDQGSKDNRQGQWQRRRRLDGALNRVPVGFYQKVWKVLQKCHGLSVEGFVLPSSTTREMTPGEMKFAVHVESVLNRVPQPEYRQLLVEAILVLTMLVDVEVHTIGGIIAVEKILHIANDLFYEEQKALGADEHMLERDPSTGICSLLYDSAPSGRFGTMTYLSKSVALYVYDFLPTDGCSMQ
- the PHKA1 gene encoding phosphorylase b kinase regulatory subunit alpha, skeletal muscle isoform isoform X3 — translated: MRSRSNSGVRLDSYGRLVQQTILRHQDAVTGLLPASADHQDAWVRDNVYSILAVWGLGLAYRKNADRDEDKAKAYELEQSVVKLMRGLLQCMMRQVDKVEAFKYSQSTRDCLHAKYNTHTCATVVGDHEWGHLQMDATSLYLLMLAQMTASGLHIIHSLDEVNFIQNLVFYIEAAYKTADFGIWERGDKTNQGITELNASSVGMAKAALEALDELDLFGAKGGPQSVIRVLSDEVQHCQSILHSMLPRASTSKEVDASVLSVISYPAFAVEDSELVEITKQEIITKLQGRYGCCRFLRDGYRTPKEDPRRLYYEPAELKLFENIECEWPLFWAYLMIDGIFSGNMEQVQEYREALEGVLIKGKNGVHLLPELYSVPPDKVDEEYRNPHTVDRIPMGKLPHMWGQSLYILGCLMAEGFLAPGEIDPLNRRFATVPKPDVVVQVCILAETEGIKAILQKEGIDVETVADVYPIRVQPARILSHIYARLGRNKQMCLTGRPYRHMGVLGTSKLYKIRKSIFTFTPQFIDQQQFYLPLDNKMIVEMLRTDLSYLCSRWRMTGQPTITFPISHTMLDETSSSVHPTVLAMLQKLQDGYFGGARIQTGKLSEFLTTSCRTHLSFMDPGPEEDTYDEVTQYLDHLLQHTTPQSNLPPTTQRGGLSRFRAAVHTTRDLMSLASKAKDLHVQNVGMYVPSRIFQASQQSVKLLSSPHQHDLDGKSHALYAEMNLPRDEDGNVDCKALVDQLRICPTLQEQADILYMLHILKGPEWHTGLDSEPGPTVKELLTELYVRVGETRQWALIRYISGILKKKVEALDEACTDLLSHQKHLTVGLPPEPREKTISTPIPYEELVRLIDEASEKNLSVSILTQEIMVYLAMYIRTQPALFAEMFRIRIGLIIQVMATELAHSLHCSAGEATENLMNLSPSDMKSLLYHILSGKEFGVERSVRSVDSSLTTAVSICDMEAVGTTRPEHTGLIRLKSEIKQQLDKRWQSLPGSKPLSLQSGDTNLKSSLSAGHTELLGKGSFSSMLEDQGSKDNRQGQWQRRRRLDGALNRVPVGFYQKVWKVLQKCHGLSVEGFVLPSSTTREMTPGEMKFAVHVESVLNRVPQPEYRQLLVEAILVLTMLVDVEVHTIGGIIAVEKILHIANDLFYEEQKALGADEHMLERDPSTGICSLLYDSAPSGRFGTMTYLSKSVALYVYDFLPTDGCSMQ